ACAACCCGGGCCAGAATTTCGTGGTACTGGCGGCTCCGGGTGAGGAGCGGCTGGTGGAACAGGCCATTCAGTCGGGCGCCAGGGACTTCCTCTTCAAGCCTTTAAAGAAAAGTGAACTGCTGAGAGTCTTTGCTAAAATTCAGACATAACGGTTCAAGCTACGGGATACGAGGTTCGTGGAGGAATTACTTCCCTTACCCCGGACCACGAACCCCGAGCCTCGTGCCTCTTTAAGGCTCAGCGATTGCGATCGCGTAATGCCCCATGTCAAAGTACTTGTTCACAACCCTGATTATGTCCCGGTCAGTTACAGCCATGATCTTTTCAGGAGCTGCCAGAATTTCCCTGTAACCAAGCCCCAACAGTTCATTGCCTGACATGTCCATGGCAAGATACTGGGTGCCATTCTTCCGCTTGGAATAGCTGCCAAGGAGCTTATTCTTGACCTTCTCCAGTTCGGCTGCTGGAACAGGTTCTTTCTTCAACCGTTCGATCTCCTCTTTCATTTTCTGCAATGCGAGATCTTTCTTTTCAGGCACTGTAGCGATATAGAAGGTGTAAGAGCCGGCGTCATATCCGCTGAATTCGAAGGCGGAAACATGGTAGGCCAGGGAGAGCTTGCTGCGCAGATTCTCGAACAATCTGCTGCCCAGGCCGCTCAAAACATTCGAAATCACTTCCAGTACATACTTGTCGCTGTCAGTGATCTTCACGCCTGTGTTGAAACCCATCCGGATGATGCATTGACGCTTGTCCGGCAGATGCTGCGTCTCTTCCATCTTCCCATTAAGAGCTTCAGCTGCGATTTCTGAGGGTCTGACAAACTTCTCTCCGGAAAATCCTGAGAAGTCGTTCCTGATCTTCAGCTCCATCTCATCTGCCTTGAAGTCCCCGACCAGGCAGAGCACCATGTTGGAAGGCGTCAGGATCTTCCGGCAATATGTTTCCGCGGACTCAGGCAGGAGTTTTTCAACTCCAGCGGCTGTGCCGCCTGAGGGGAGTCTGTAAGGACTGCCCTTGAACACAAGCTTGCGGAACAGGTTGTCACAGCAGTCGTTGATGTCTTTTTCGGAAATCCTCAGCTGTGCAACTGCCAGATCCCTGGTTTTTTCGAATTCCACGCCATTAATTTTACTATCCCTGATCACTGAAACGAAAACCGGCCAGATCCTGTCGAAATTTTCGGACAGGGTTTTCAGGTTGACGGTGAGAGACTGGCTTCCCGAGGAAGCTGAAAGACTCGCCCCAGTAACTTCAACCAGATTCTGGATCTGTTCCTTGGAATATTTTCCAGTGGACCTGGTGAGTAATTGAGAGCAGATTCCGCCAATTCCGTTGTTCTTCTCATCTTCCAGCCTGCTGCCCCCAAAGAACGCAGCACTCGCGGAAATGATAGGCAGTTTTTTATCTTCAAGCAGCAGCAGAATCATTCCATTATCCAGAATGGTTTTCTTTACTTCCAGGGTTTTCGCAGCACTGACTTCTATTGTTTCAGGCAGTTCTTTTTTCTCTTTTTTAGGATTCATCAATACTATGGACAGGTTGTCGAATCGGAGATATTTTCCTGCAACCTGACGGATGTCCGCTGCAGTCACGGTTTTGATGCCTTCCAGTTTGCGTTTTTCAAAGTCAAGTGTGCCTGTATAAAAAAAGCTGTTGCTGAGCCTCATTCCCTGGCCCATCAGAGATTCCTTGGCATAGATCTCCCTCGCTGCAGCTTGATTCTTGACCCTCCCCAGTTCTTCTGCGGTAACGTCTTCATAAACCAGGCGGTTGACCTCGTCCAGAATCTCATTTTTCACCTGTGAATAGTTTTTAGAATCGCAGTCGGCCTGGATCGAGAACAATCCAGGATACTGCCAGGACATCGATTCAGCGCTTACCGAATGGGCGATCTTCTCCTTGTCCACCAGGCGCTTATACAGCCTGGAGCTTTCCCCGCCGCCCATGATTTCCGCCAGTACATCCAGCGCGTAATGATCGGGTTCATACATCGATGCCGCATGATAGGCCAGGCAGAAGCTGGGATAGGGAATATCGCCTTCAACTTCCAAAAAGCGGTGATTGACCTGCTTCGGTTCCACTGGAAGAGAAATCGGAGGCACCACAGTTCTCTCCCACCTGCCGAAATACTGATCTACCTTTTCGAGCATCTTCTCCATCTCAAAATCACCAACCAGCCCTACTACCACATTAGACGGTGAATACATGGTGTGGTAATAATTCAGGATATCGTCGCGTGTCAGTTTCTTGAACAACTCCTCGTAGCCTGCTATCGGGCAGTGGTATGGGAAGACTTTATATGCCGACTCCAGCATGGTCTGATTCAGTTTGCGCTGCGGGTTGTCTTCCACCATGTTGATTTCCTTGACAATCACCTGCTGCTCTTTTTTCGCTTCCAGAGGGTCAAAAACCGAGTTCATCAGCATGTCTGAAAGTATGTCCAGGCCAGTGTCATTGTATTTACTGAGTATGGTGAAATGATAGACAGTGCGTTCCATCGCGGTATAGGCATTCATGTCGGCACCGCCGCAGGCATGAATGGTGCTTGCGATCTCTCCCGGCTTCCTGCGTGGAGTTCCCTTGAAAAGCATGTGTTCGAAATAATGTGACAACCCGCTGCCCAGTCTAGCTCCTTCTGTGATCGAGCCGGCGTGCACCCAGGCCTGCATCGCTGTCATGGGAATCGCGTGGTTTTCGGACAGCACTACATTCAGGCCGTTTTTCATCTGATAGAGCCTGGTTTCGCCGTCATAGGCCTGCAGGGTGAAAGAAAACGCGAGCACGATCAGCAGAAAGCAGCGCATCTGTACCTCCGGTTGATATTTCTCAAAATTCAGGAAAAGAGCTCCTGGCGCATGTTTTCCATGCACCAGAGAGCTCAATTCAGTATCTAAAGAGCAGCTCTCAAAGCCGCTCATAGGCGGACGGCGTAAAACGAAGACGCCGCCCGGATGTTTAAGATTATATCATTCCAGAGAAAGATTTTCCTGAACTTTCCTGAAATCCAGCTTTTTATCCAGCAGTTGTGAAAATGTATCCCCATGTGTGATGATGATGACAGTCTTTCCGTTTTTTTTCAGTTCAGCCACTGCATCTTTGATTTTTTCAGTGTTGACCTTGTCCTGGGCGGATTCGACTTCATCCAGAATAAAAATGTCCCGTTCGGTTTCTGATGCAATGATTGATTCCATCAGGCACATGCGTTGCCGCTCGCCACCCGACAGATTCCTCCCTCCTTCCTCGATCCGAAAATTTTCTCCCTTGTTTTCGATCAGATCGAAAAAGCCGAGCTTCTTCAACCTGGATTCAGCTATTTCACGGCCTGCCGGTGCAGATTCAAGCAGGCTGCCGATGGTGCCTGAAAACAAGTCAGGATGCTGCAGGATCAGAGAGATTCGTTTGCGCAGGGCAGAGCGTTTGATGGTTTTTATATCTTCACCGTTGATCAGGATCCGCCCTCCCGAGATTCTGCCCAGGTAGAATCCGGTCAGGATCATGGCCAGAGTGGTCTTACCCGAGCCATTGGGTCCGGTAAGGCCAATCACTTCCCCTTTCCTGATTTCCAGATCAAGGTCAGTGAACAGAGGAAGTTCATCAATAAATTCAAAGCTCAGCCCTTGAATGGAAATAGCTTCGATCGATCCAGCGTCCTGTTTTTCCGCATCCTCAACTGATTCGTCGGGATTGCTCAGGAATTCATCGATCCTTTTGAAGGAAATCAGAGTCTTGTGATAGTTCAGTTTCAAGTTGAACAGCACTGAAGCGGGTTGATAGATCTTGGAAAAATAATTATTGAATGCGATCAGTGTCCCGATTGTGATCCTGCCTGAAAGCACAAAGAGAGATCCGAAAAGCAGGATCAGCAGATTGCCGATCACACCGGAAAACTCTTTCAGCTGTTCCACCAGCATTTGAAAGCCTGAGACACGGTAGAGCTTGGACTTGAATACATGAAACCGCCTATCGACATTAGAATATTCTACACTCTCTCGACTCAGCAGTTTGATTTTCAGGACACGGACCAGCCGCTCGAAAATGTGGCTGCTCAGCTTGATCCGCTCTCTCCGCAGAAGCCTGGACGTGCTCTCAAACTTCCGCGCTGAGAGTTTGACGATCAGGAAGTAGAGGATCAGGACTGCAGTACCGATCACTGCCAGCTTGTAGTTCAGAAAGTAAACGAAAGCCACCAGGCCCGCAAGATGAAACGAGTTCATCAGCACTCCGAACAGGAACTGCTGGCAGAGGGTGCTGACTGCTGAAATGTCGGTGTCGAAAAGGCTGACCAGAGTGCTGAAATTTTTGTTTCTGTTGAGTTCAAAGCTGACATCAAACAGCTTGCCGATGAATTTACTCCTGAGGCAGAAGATGAAATCAGTCTGCAGGATCAGGGATAAGTAATCTTTTCCGAAGGAAACGCATTGACCCAGGAAATAGATCACAAAAAGGGCCAGACAGCATCTAAGAATGAAATCAGCAGCTTCCTTGTATGACTCTGCCGAAGTCCCTGCACTGAGTTTATCCAGAACCGCCTTGATCAGGAGAGGGGATGCCATATCCAGAACCAGATTCATTACCATCAGCAGAATCAGACAGCTGAAAATCCCTTTCCTGGACAGCAGAAAATGAAGATACTCAGAGAATATCCTGTGCTTCATTTTACTGCTGCAGCGGTTATTCTGTGGAAACTAATCAAAACGAGTTTATCGCCTGGACCACGCGCTGTGATTGCAGGATCGTGGCATGGTCTTCATCTTCCACAAAGTCGCAGCTCTCAAAGATCGAAGCGTTTTCCAGCCTGATCAGGCCGTCGTTTGTTCCACCAATCAGTTTGGAGGTTGCTTCGAAATTCGGGGTTTTGGGGTGATTCCCCACGCAGGATATGAATCTGACTCCTGGAACCTGATGCCCGTTCATCTGCTGCATAAGAGGGCTGTTCACATACAGTTCTTCGATCGAGTGGTCGAAATGGTTGAAAACCAGCTGGCAGAGAGCATCGTAAGGGACTGTGGCCACAATTCCCTTGTTGGGGCTTGCGATTGTCAGCACTCCCTTCAAGCCGGGGATCGGGTTGGCTTCCTGTCCCATGGAAAGCATGGTTCTGGTAACAACTCCGCCGAGGCTGTGTGCCACTATGTAAATATCACCGAAATGGTATTTCTCCTTGCAGGTTCTGAGCTCTGTCAGAAGGCGGTAGGCAGTATCCCGGACAGGCTCTCCGCTCGGGTAGAAATAAGCCCAGGCCTGGAAGCGGGTCTTGTCGATGTTGCGGTTGATGAAGTCAAAGTTCGCCGCGCTCCCGCCATGTCCGTGCACAAACAGGACCACCGGCTTTCCCGGCTGAAATGGATCCAGAAAATAAATCCAGCTGTTCACCCTTTTTTGGAATTCAGCAGGGTCGTCATAACCGAGATTCACGAAAAACCTGTTAAAAATCGCATTGTCCGGTTGCACTACTGTCCCCCGCTTGAGGAGGAATCTGTCTTTTGGGCATGTGTCCAGCAGCCTGACTGATGCAGCCACCCGTCTCCTGGAAAGGGCCTGGTACGCATCCGCAAGCTTGCCGGCTTCTGCTTGATTCGGACCCCGTTCAGTCAGCGTCTCAGAATAGTCATGGAGGAAACCGGACATCTCTTCCAGCTTGAGATACTCGGTGTAAGCGCTTTTCTGGTTGCTGCTGCGGATTCCATCCTGATATCCCAGAAAATTCAAGAGTTCGCAGTTACTGTTTTCCGCTGCAGCCACTATGAAATTCAGCAACAGAATCAGTAAAAAAATGCAGATTTTCATTGCCCCTCCCCATTCGTTATCAGATGTAACAATTATATAACCTGATGCCGCAGTCCGCAAGCTAATTAGAGAGCCTTCATGAGGGTAATTTGCCAAAAAATGGAAAACGCGTTCCAAAAAAGATATCCTGATTTCATGAAAAAGCTGAAAATTTCCTTCCTCTTATTCTTAATCGCTGTTTCTCAATTTCTGGCAGGATGCAAAGCTGAGCCATCGGCGGAACTACCGGTTAAAACCGACCACCCTCCCCTAGCATCCGATGAAACAGTAATCCAGGCTTCAACTGCAGAAGCTGAATCACCCGCAAGTGTAAAAGAACTGGCAACTTCTCCTGCTTATGGCGATAAAGTGATCTATCATCTGCAATACCAGCCCGAGTCATTGAATCCGATCTGTTACAATGATGCTATTTCCAAATACCTGTTTCGAGTCCTTTACAATGGGCTTGTAAGATACGATAAAGATCTCAAACTGATTCCAGACCTGGCTGGAACCTGGGAAATATCAAATGATCAAAGATCGATTACCTTTACCATCAAACCAGGCATCAAGTGGCATGATGGATTCCCTTTCAGCATTGATGATGTAATTTTCACATCCAGGATGATCTGCGATCAGAAATTGAGTTCAATCCCCAAAGAACCTTTCCTGAACATCGATACAATTGAATCTCTAAGCCCCTTAAAAATCAAGATCGATTATTTCAAAGCCTCATATTTAAATCTCTCTGCCTGGAAAGTGGGAATACTTCCCAAACACATCTGTGTTCAGGCAGACCTGGATCATCTGAATCGACATCCTATCGGAACCGGTCCTTTCAGATTTGTGGAATGGATACCTAATACTCAGATTGTTTTGGAAGCCAATCAAGAATATTTTGACGGCAGTCCCTACCTCAATCAGTTCATTTTCAAAATTGTACCGGATCTGTCTGCCGCATTTCTGCAGATGATCAATGGTGAGATAGATTTGATGAACTTGAAAGTTGATTATTATGTCAAACAGGCCGATACCATTCAATTCAAAGAAAAATTCAATGTTTTCCACTGGCCCTCTTCTCAGTCATTTTCATTAATACTCTTCAACCTGGACAATCCACTTTTCCTGGATTTGAAAGTCCGCAGAGCAATAAATCATGCGGTAAACGTCCAGCGAATGATTTCAGACGTTTTGTACGGCTACGGCCAGCAGATAAGCGGACCCTTTCCGAGAAATTCCTGGACTTATGATGAATCCGTGTTCCCTGTGAAATACTCCACTGCAGAAGCATCAAGCCTTCTATCAGAGGCCGGCTGGAAAGATAATGATAATGACGGAATCCTTGAATCCGGAAATAAGGAATTCGCCTTCCAATTGATTGTTGCCGGAGAAAATTACCGCTATTTAAACTCAGCGAAGCTTGTGATTGAAGATCTAAAACAGATCGGAATTAAAGCAGAACTGATCATCTGTGAAAATCAAATGTTCCTGGCTAAAGCTGACAGCCACAATTTCGAGGCAATGCTTACAGGATGGAAACAGGATGAAGATTCCAATCCGTTCAGTGACTGGCATTCTTCGAGCATACCTGAAAAAAATGTCAGAACCGGCTATAATTATTCCGGACTGAAGAACAGTCAAATTGATAAGATTATTGAGGAAATTCTCCTGACTTCTGACCAGGAAAAATTGACAGCTCTTTTCCACCAGTTTCATCGAAAAATAGCTGAGGAATTGCCAGGGATCTTTCTTTTTTCTGCAGATACAATGGCTGCAGTGAATAAAAGGATTAAAGGAATCGAAATGGGAGTGGCTGGTTTTTACAATAATCCGGAAAGATGGTATGTCCCGGAATAAAATGCGCTACTTTTTTCTGCAGATGAAAAAAGCCTGAAATTGATTATTTCAGGCTTTTAATAAATTGGTTTCAAATCAGGATAAACTACCGGCTCTCAATCTCCATCATCATTTTTTGGAACATCATGATGATCTGAAGAATCATGTGTAGTATCTGTAAAGGTGCTGGAGAGAAAGATCGGGAGATCAAGCATAAAATCATTCTTCTGCAGTGGGATTTCTATCCATTTCATACAGGCCTCCAAGGTGAAAAAATCAACTAGTAAGCCTTATCTCTCTTAGTTTAATTATAATAAGAAAACAGCTCATTGTCAAGTGTGACAGCTGCTATTGATTGTGTCGCAATCATTTAAAGCTGTTAGACATCTCCCTCTGACTGCTCTTTGATGTTTTTCAGACTCTCCTGCTTCTCTGTCCGAGCTTGTATATCACATGCATCAGAAGCCCTGCTGCCAAAATCGCTAAAAGCGGCAGTATGATCATGATCTTGAAAAACACGGCAGC
The window above is part of the Candidatus Wallbacteria bacterium genome. Proteins encoded here:
- a CDS encoding ABC transporter substrate-binding protein, whose translation is MKKLKISFLLFLIAVSQFLAGCKAEPSAELPVKTDHPPLASDETVIQASTAEAESPASVKELATSPAYGDKVIYHLQYQPESLNPICYNDAISKYLFRVLYNGLVRYDKDLKLIPDLAGTWEISNDQRSITFTIKPGIKWHDGFPFSIDDVIFTSRMICDQKLSSIPKEPFLNIDTIESLSPLKIKIDYFKASYLNLSAWKVGILPKHICVQADLDHLNRHPIGTGPFRFVEWIPNTQIVLEANQEYFDGSPYLNQFIFKIVPDLSAAFLQMINGEIDLMNLKVDYYVKQADTIQFKEKFNVFHWPSSQSFSLILFNLDNPLFLDLKVRRAINHAVNVQRMISDVLYGYGQQISGPFPRNSWTYDESVFPVKYSTAEASSLLSEAGWKDNDNDGILESGNKEFAFQLIVAGENYRYLNSAKLVIEDLKQIGIKAELIICENQMFLAKADSHNFEAMLTGWKQDEDSNPFSDWHSSSIPEKNVRTGYNYSGLKNSQIDKIIEEILLTSDQEKLTALFHQFHRKIAEELPGIFLFSADTMAAVNKRIKGIEMGVAGFYNNPERWYVPE
- a CDS encoding ABC transporter ATP-binding protein, coding for MKHRIFSEYLHFLLSRKGIFSCLILLMVMNLVLDMASPLLIKAVLDKLSAGTSAESYKEAADFILRCCLALFVIYFLGQCVSFGKDYLSLILQTDFIFCLRSKFIGKLFDVSFELNRNKNFSTLVSLFDTDISAVSTLCQQFLFGVLMNSFHLAGLVAFVYFLNYKLAVIGTAVLILYFLIVKLSARKFESTSRLLRRERIKLSSHIFERLVRVLKIKLLSRESVEYSNVDRRFHVFKSKLYRVSGFQMLVEQLKEFSGVIGNLLILLFGSLFVLSGRITIGTLIAFNNYFSKIYQPASVLFNLKLNYHKTLISFKRIDEFLSNPDESVEDAEKQDAGSIEAISIQGLSFEFIDELPLFTDLDLEIRKGEVIGLTGPNGSGKTTLAMILTGFYLGRISGGRILINGEDIKTIKRSALRKRISLILQHPDLFSGTIGSLLESAPAGREIAESRLKKLGFFDLIENKGENFRIEEGGRNLSGGERQRMCLMESIIASETERDIFILDEVESAQDKVNTEKIKDAVAELKKNGKTVIIITHGDTFSQLLDKKLDFRKVQENLSLE
- a CDS encoding pitrilysin family protein produces the protein MRCFLLIVLAFSFTLQAYDGETRLYQMKNGLNVVLSENHAIPMTAMQAWVHAGSITEGARLGSGLSHYFEHMLFKGTPRRKPGEIASTIHACGGADMNAYTAMERTVYHFTILSKYNDTGLDILSDMLMNSVFDPLEAKKEQQVIVKEINMVEDNPQRKLNQTMLESAYKVFPYHCPIAGYEELFKKLTRDDILNYYHTMYSPSNVVVGLVGDFEMEKMLEKVDQYFGRWERTVVPPISLPVEPKQVNHRFLEVEGDIPYPSFCLAYHAASMYEPDHYALDVLAEIMGGGESSRLYKRLVDKEKIAHSVSAESMSWQYPGLFSIQADCDSKNYSQVKNEILDEVNRLVYEDVTAEELGRVKNQAAAREIYAKESLMGQGMRLSNSFFYTGTLDFEKRKLEGIKTVTAADIRQVAGKYLRFDNLSIVLMNPKKEKKELPETIEVSAAKTLEVKKTILDNGMILLLLEDKKLPIISASAAFFGGSRLEDEKNNGIGGICSQLLTRSTGKYSKEQIQNLVEVTGASLSASSGSQSLTVNLKTLSENFDRIWPVFVSVIRDSKINGVEFEKTRDLAVAQLRISEKDINDCCDNLFRKLVFKGSPYRLPSGGTAAGVEKLLPESAETYCRKILTPSNMVLCLVGDFKADEMELKIRNDFSGFSGEKFVRPSEIAAEALNGKMEETQHLPDKRQCIIRMGFNTGVKITDSDKYVLEVISNVLSGLGSRLFENLRSKLSLAYHVSAFEFSGYDAGSYTFYIATVPEKKDLALQKMKEEIERLKKEPVPAAELEKVKNKLLGSYSKRKNGTQYLAMDMSGNELLGLGYREILAAPEKIMAVTDRDIIRVVNKYFDMGHYAIAIAEP